A DNA window from Paenibacillus andongensis contains the following coding sequences:
- the speD gene encoding adenosylmethionine decarboxylase, protein MTLTTEQRITLHGFNNLTKSLSFNMYDICYTRTKEEREAYIEYIDEQYNAARLTKILKAVADIIGAHVLNIAKQDYDPQGASVTMLVSEGPVEGAPEASFKESPGPLPETVLMHLNTSHITVHTYPEYHPDEGISTFRADIDVSTCGEISPLKALNYLIHSFDTDIMTMDYRVRGFTRDINGHKLFIDHDISSIQNYIPEEIKNMYDMIDVNVYQENIFHTKCKLKKFDLNNYLFGYTKEKLSEAEQKDITESVKWEMDEIFYGKNMSAPLL, encoded by the coding sequence ATGACACTTACTACGGAGCAGCGCATCACACTGCACGGCTTTAACAACCTTACGAAATCATTGAGCTTCAATATGTACGATATTTGCTACACCAGGACCAAAGAAGAACGCGAAGCGTACATAGAATATATTGACGAGCAGTACAATGCTGCCAGACTAACCAAAATTCTCAAAGCGGTAGCGGACATTATCGGTGCTCATGTGCTCAATATAGCCAAGCAGGATTATGATCCCCAAGGGGCAAGCGTAACGATGTTGGTCTCTGAGGGTCCTGTTGAAGGCGCTCCTGAAGCTTCGTTTAAGGAATCCCCGGGGCCTTTGCCGGAGACAGTGCTTATGCACCTGAACACCAGCCATATCACGGTTCATACTTATCCGGAGTATCACCCTGATGAAGGGATCAGCACGTTTAGGGCGGACATTGATGTATCCACATGCGGGGAAATTTCGCCGCTAAAAGCACTGAATTACTTAATCCATTCCTTCGATACGGATATTATGACGATGGACTACCGGGTTCGAGGCTTCACTCGGGATATTAACGGGCATAAGCTGTTTATTGATCATGATATCAGTTCGATTCAGAATTACATTCCTGAGGAAATCAAAAACATGTACGACATGATCGATGTGAACGTGTATCAGGAGAATATTTTTCATACAAAATGTAAGCTGAAAAAATTTGATTTAAACAATTATTTGTTCGGTTACACGAAAGAGAAGCTGAGCGAAGCGGAACAGAAGGACATTACAGAAAGTGTAAAGTGGGAAATGGACGAAATATTTTACGGTAAAAATATGAGTGCACCCCTGTTGTAG
- the prfB gene encoding peptide chain release factor 2 (programmed frameshift) yields the protein MLEPEVKQDLRETAKRLTELRGSLDLDHKLEAIGDFEEKMGAPDFWDDNDRAQKTIADLNAIKSVVDQFQGFSNEFDDLQVMVELEEEESDAGLVKDIEAGIDALKKKLESFELGLLLNQPYDRLNAILELHPGAGGTESQDWAEMLLRMYRRWAEKRGYKVEVLDYLPGDEAGVKSVTLQITGFNAYGYLKAEKGVHRLVRISPFDASGRRHTSFASCDVMPEIEDDTDVGEIRSEDLKIDTYRASGAGGQHINTTDSAVRITHIPTGVVVSCQQERSQIKNREKAMKMLRSKLYERKIEEQLKHLAEIRGEQSDIAWGSQIRSYVFHPYSMVKDHRTSAETGNIGAVMDGDLNMFIDAYLRHQIRKPE from the exons ATGCTGGAACCAGAAGTAAAACAAGATTTAAGAGAGACAGCAAAGCGACTAACCGAATTACGGGGGTCTCTT GACTTAGATCATAAGCTTGAAGCGATCGGGGATTTTGAGGAAAAAATGGGGGCGCCGGACTTCTGGGACGATAATGATCGTGCCCAGAAGACCATCGCGGACCTCAACGCCATCAAAAGTGTCGTTGATCAGTTCCAAGGCTTCTCGAACGAGTTCGACGACCTGCAGGTCATGGTCGAGCTCGAGGAAGAGGAGAGTGATGCCGGCCTAGTGAAAGACATTGAAGCAGGCATCGATGCTTTGAAGAAGAAGCTCGAATCCTTCGAGCTAGGGTTGCTTCTCAATCAGCCGTATGACCGGCTGAATGCGATCCTGGAGCTGCATCCCGGTGCCGGCGGCACCGAGTCGCAGGACTGGGCGGAGATGCTGCTGCGCATGTACCGCCGCTGGGCGGAGAAGCGGGGCTACAAAGTCGAGGTACTCGACTATTTGCCCGGCGACGAAGCCGGCGTGAAGAGCGTCACGCTGCAGATCACAGGCTTCAACGCCTACGGCTATTTGAAGGCAGAGAAGGGCGTGCATCGGCTCGTACGGATCTCGCCGTTCGACGCCTCCGGTCGTCGTCACACCTCGTTTGCGTCGTGTGACGTCATGCCGGAGATCGAGGACGACACAGACGTGGGAGAGATCCGCTCCGAGGATCTCAAAATCGACACGTACCGCGCAAGCGGCGCCGGCGGTCAACACATCAACACCACGGATTCGGCTGTGCGGATTACGCACATACCAACGGGTGTCGTGGTGAGCTGTCAGCAAGAACGCTCGCAGATTAAGAACCGCGAGAAAGCGATGAAGATGCTTAGGTCTAAGCTCTACGAGCGGAAGATCGAAGAGCAGCTGAAGCATCTCGCAGAGATTCGCGGCGAGCAGTCTGACATTGCCTGGGGCAGTCAGATTCGTTCTTATGTGTTTCACCCATATAGCATGGTCAAAGATCACAGGACTTCAGCGGAAACTGGGAATATTGGCGCAGTCATGGATGGAGATCTCAATATGTTCATCGATGCTTACCTGCGTCATCAAATTCGGAAGCCCGAGTAG
- the secA gene encoding preprotein translocase subunit SecA has product MLGLVKKIFGDSNEREIKRMLKAVDYINDLEASIKPLSDEELKGKTIEFRNRLEKGEELDDLLPEAFAVVREAGLRVLGKRHYDVQLIGGMVLHEGRIAEMRTGEGKTLVGTLPVYLNALLGRGVHVVTVNDYLAQRDSAEMGQIYEFLGLTVGVNLHDLSHEEKQAAYACDITYGTNNEYGFDYLRDNMVLYKEQMVQRPLYFAVIDEVDSILVDEARTPLIISGQAAKSTDLYYAADRFVAKLKEEEDYTIDIKVRSVALTEEGVAKAERAFGIENLFDHQNVNINHHVTQALKARFIMKRDVDYVVQEDEVMIVDEFTGRIMTGRRYSDGLHQAIEAKEQLQVQNESMTLATITFQNYFRMYRKLAGMTGTAKTEEEELKKIYGLEVIIVPTNRPMIRKDMPDVVYKSEMGKFRAVVEQIVERHKLNQPVLVGTVSIENSEKLSEMLKKKGVQHKVLNAKYHAEEAEIVARAGQPGAVTIATNMAGRGTDIMLGEGVHEAGGLHIIGTERHESRRIDNQLRGRAGRQGDPGSSQFYLSLEDELMKRFGADNIMAMMDRLGMEEDQPIESKLISRAVESAQKRVEGNNFDVRKVVLQYDDVMNQQREIIYKQRRELLESENIREVIEGMINAVIERIVKAHCPEEQIPEEWELQEVANFVNNNFLTEEGQITDQDIWGKEQEEIIDYIKDLVSKRYDEREAEIGEEFMREFEKVVALRAVDSKWMDHIDAMDQLRQGIHLRAYGGTDPLREYQFEGFEMFQEMIDNIREEVAMYIMKAHVQSNLERQAVAEGQAVDTKNEAGGKKPLVRGDEQRIGRNDPCPCGSGKKFKQCHGQGS; this is encoded by the coding sequence ATGCTAGGACTAGTGAAGAAAATTTTTGGTGATTCCAATGAACGGGAAATTAAACGGATGCTCAAGGCTGTTGATTATATCAACGACCTCGAAGCTAGCATTAAGCCGCTGTCCGATGAGGAATTGAAAGGCAAGACAATCGAATTCAGAAATCGCTTGGAAAAAGGCGAGGAACTGGATGATTTGCTGCCTGAAGCTTTTGCTGTCGTTAGAGAAGCAGGCTTACGTGTTTTGGGTAAACGTCATTACGATGTTCAGCTTATTGGGGGTATGGTGCTTCACGAAGGCCGTATCGCGGAGATGAGAACAGGGGAAGGGAAAACGCTCGTTGGAACACTTCCTGTTTATTTGAATGCTTTGCTTGGCAGAGGCGTTCACGTGGTTACGGTCAATGATTATTTGGCTCAACGTGATAGCGCCGAGATGGGACAGATCTATGAGTTCCTCGGTTTGACGGTTGGGGTTAATCTACATGACCTATCCCATGAGGAAAAGCAAGCGGCTTACGCTTGTGATATTACGTATGGTACGAATAACGAATACGGTTTTGACTACTTGCGTGATAACATGGTGCTTTACAAAGAGCAGATGGTTCAGCGTCCGCTTTATTTTGCGGTTATCGATGAAGTTGACTCCATTTTGGTCGATGAGGCGAGAACGCCTTTGATTATTTCGGGACAAGCGGCTAAGTCGACAGACTTGTACTACGCGGCTGACCGTTTTGTGGCTAAGTTGAAAGAAGAAGAGGATTACACGATTGATATTAAAGTGCGTTCCGTGGCTCTTACTGAAGAAGGGGTAGCTAAAGCGGAGCGTGCATTCGGCATTGAGAACTTATTCGATCATCAAAATGTGAATATCAACCATCACGTGACTCAAGCGCTTAAGGCTCGTTTCATTATGAAGCGCGATGTGGATTATGTGGTACAAGAAGACGAAGTCATGATTGTTGATGAATTCACGGGCCGTATTATGACTGGCCGTCGTTATAGTGATGGGTTGCATCAAGCCATTGAGGCCAAAGAGCAGCTTCAAGTTCAGAATGAGAGCATGACGCTGGCGACAATTACATTCCAGAACTATTTCCGGATGTACCGCAAACTAGCGGGTATGACAGGTACTGCGAAGACGGAAGAGGAAGAGCTCAAGAAGATTTATGGTCTTGAAGTTATCATTGTTCCGACAAACCGCCCGATGATTCGTAAGGATATGCCGGATGTTGTTTATAAGTCAGAGATGGGTAAATTCAGAGCGGTTGTTGAGCAAATTGTAGAGCGTCATAAGCTGAACCAACCGGTACTTGTAGGTACGGTATCTATTGAGAACTCCGAGAAACTTTCGGAAATGCTTAAGAAAAAAGGCGTTCAGCATAAAGTACTCAATGCGAAGTACCATGCCGAGGAAGCTGAAATCGTAGCGCGTGCAGGTCAACCAGGCGCTGTGACGATAGCAACGAACATGGCGGGCCGCGGTACGGACATTATGCTCGGTGAAGGTGTACATGAAGCAGGCGGACTGCATATCATAGGTACAGAACGTCATGAAAGCAGACGGATCGATAACCAGCTGCGCGGGCGCGCAGGCCGTCAAGGTGACCCTGGTTCATCACAGTTCTACCTCTCCCTTGAGGACGAATTGATGAAACGTTTCGGCGCTGACAATATCATGGCGATGATGGATCGCCTCGGGATGGAAGAAGATCAGCCGATTGAAAGTAAATTGATCTCGCGTGCCGTCGAATCGGCCCAAAAACGCGTTGAGGGTAACAACTTCGACGTGCGTAAAGTCGTTCTTCAGTATGACGATGTAATGAATCAACAACGGGAAATTATATATAAACAGCGCCGCGAGCTGCTGGAGTCCGAAAATATTCGTGAAGTTATCGAGGGTATGATCAACGCGGTTATCGAACGCATCGTGAAAGCACACTGTCCGGAGGAACAAATTCCGGAGGAGTGGGAGCTTCAGGAAGTAGCTAACTTCGTGAACAACAACTTCTTAACTGAAGAAGGCCAGATTACGGATCAAGATATTTGGGGCAAAGAACAAGAAGAGATTATCGACTATATCAAAGATCTCGTTAGCAAACGTTATGATGAGCGTGAAGCTGAGATCGGTGAAGAATTCATGCGAGAATTCGAAAAGGTTGTTGCTCTTCGTGCGGTAGATAGCAAATGGATGGATCATATCGATGCGATGGATCAGCTGCGCCAAGGTATTCATCTTCGTGCTTACGGCGGAACGGATCCGCTGCGTGAGTATCAATTCGAAGGCTTCGAGATGTTCCAAGAAATGATCGACAATATCCGCGAAGAAGTTGCGATGTACATCATGAAGGCTCACGTACAAAGCAACCTGGAGCGTCAAGCGGTAGCCGAAGGTCAAGCGGTGGATACGAAGAACGAAGCTGGCGGGAAGAAACCGCTCGTGCGCGGCGATGAGCAGCGTATTGGACGCAACGACCCATGTCCATGCGGCAGCGGGAAGAAATTCAAGCAATGCCACGGACAAGGTAGCTAA